Proteins encoded by one window of Paenibacillus urinalis:
- a CDS encoding type B 50S ribosomal protein L31 yields the protein MQKGIHPNYQTVIFLDASADYKFLSGSTKTSSEFMEWEDGNSYPVIRVDSSSASHPFFTGRQKNTEIGGRVDKFKQRLKHKK from the coding sequence ATGCAAAAAGGAATCCACCCAAACTACCAAACGGTCATTTTCTTGGATGCAAGTGCAGACTACAAGTTTCTCAGTGGCTCTACTAAGACTTCATCAGAGTTCATGGAATGGGAGGACGGCAACAGCTATCCCGTCATTCGTGTCGATTCAAGCTCAGCGTCCCATCCGTTCTTTACAGGAAGACAAAAGAATACGGAAATTGGCGGGCGTGTTGATAAATTCAAACAGAGACTTAAGCATAAAAAGTAA
- the rpmG gene encoding 50S ribosomal protein L33 yields the protein MRVIVTLACTETGDRNYTTTKNKRNHPERLEMKKYSPRLKRYTLHRETR from the coding sequence ATGAGAGTAATTGTGACTTTGGCTTGCACTGAGACAGGTGATCGGAATTATACAACGACGAAGAACAAACGGAATCACCCCGAAAGATTAGAGATGAAAAAATACAGCCCGAGATTAAAAAGATATACGCTGCATCGTGAAACTCGTTAA
- a CDS encoding AAA family ATPase translates to MGQQKNKSKMLPKSKGIDAASVYSPAECRRKVKHIVLNEANAKIVEEFLQIQQMQDKFEAADVPMPNKIVMFGPPGTGKTLTAFYIAERLNLPLIMVRLDAIIHSHLGETGSNLRKIFEYAKSTSCVLFLDEVDAIARARDSIDEVKEMARVVNTLLQCLDEFDGSSIFVAATNLQAELDHAIWRRFDTRMHYDLPEETECRSYISKLMGNEAVESNLIDDAAQLLKGCSFADMEQVMIKARRKVIIEESSMDYTKIKNAFNDYFPNTMVQ, encoded by the coding sequence ATGGGTCAACAGAAAAACAAATCAAAGATGCTGCCAAAATCAAAGGGAATCGATGCCGCATCTGTATATAGTCCAGCTGAGTGCAGAAGAAAGGTAAAGCATATCGTACTGAACGAAGCGAATGCCAAGATTGTTGAGGAGTTTTTGCAGATTCAACAAATGCAGGATAAATTTGAAGCTGCTGATGTACCGATGCCGAATAAGATCGTGATGTTCGGACCTCCGGGTACAGGTAAAACGCTGACTGCTTTTTATATTGCTGAACGATTGAATCTGCCGCTCATCATGGTTCGCTTGGATGCGATCATTCACAGTCATTTGGGGGAAACAGGCAGTAATTTGCGAAAAATATTTGAATATGCCAAATCTACTTCATGTGTGCTGTTCTTGGATGAGGTGGATGCTATAGCTAGAGCCAGAGATTCAATTGATGAAGTTAAAGAGATGGCTCGCGTTGTTAATACTCTGCTCCAGTGCCTGGACGAATTTGATGGCTCCAGTATATTTGTAGCTGCCACCAATCTTCAAGCTGAACTTGATCACGCCATTTGGCGCAGATTTGATACGCGGATGCACTATGATCTGCCTGAGGAGACGGAGTGCAGGAGTTATATATCTAAGTTAATGGGGAATGAGGCTGTGGAGTCCAATTTAATTGATGACGCTGCTCAGTTGTTAAAGGGCTGCAGCTTTGCAGATATGGAGCAGGTGATGATCAAAGCAAGACGAAAAGTAATCATTGAAGAGAGCAGCATGGATTACACGAAGATAAAAAATGCATTTAATGACTATTTTCCGAACACGATGGTCCAATAA
- a CDS encoding IS30 family transposase produces MSYSHLTIIERSKLEALSQIGLSARAIARELDRHHSTISRELKRNHRLEGYQAVDSNERYQRLRHARSSRGKWTEVLGEEIERRLQETWSPEQISMSYVQKDMPMVSFKTIYRWLYEGRLTRTTVQQLRHKGKRQKPQEKRGRFLVGTSIKQRPKEIRSRETFGHWELDTVVSSRGKSKACVATFIERKTRLYTAISMPDRTALSMEIAVGVAAAQHPVGTFQSATVDRGKEFACFQNLEETHGMKVYFADPYSSWQRGSNENGNGLLREFFPKGKDFAEVGDEELEHALHLINNRPRKCLGWKTAHESFEYEVSHLD; encoded by the coding sequence ATGAGCTACTCACATCTTACCATAATAGAACGAAGTAAACTAGAAGCACTCTCTCAGATCGGATTGTCTGCTCGAGCCATTGCCCGTGAATTGGACCGCCATCACTCTACAATCAGCCGAGAACTAAAACGAAATCACCGTTTAGAAGGTTATCAAGCGGTAGATTCAAATGAGCGGTATCAGCGCCTTCGCCATGCCCGAAGTTCACGCGGAAAATGGACTGAGGTACTTGGTGAAGAGATAGAGAGAAGACTTCAGGAAACATGGTCACCTGAGCAAATTTCAATGAGCTATGTTCAAAAGGATATGCCCATGGTTTCATTCAAAACGATTTACCGGTGGCTGTATGAAGGCCGCTTAACTCGCACTACAGTTCAGCAGTTAAGACATAAAGGTAAGAGACAGAAACCTCAGGAAAAACGAGGCCGCTTCCTTGTAGGCACTTCTATTAAACAACGTCCTAAAGAGATTCGTTCTCGCGAAACCTTCGGCCACTGGGAACTGGATACGGTTGTCTCCAGCCGAGGGAAAAGCAAAGCTTGTGTCGCTACATTTATCGAACGAAAAACACGACTATACACTGCGATTAGCATGCCTGATCGTACCGCACTATCCATGGAAATTGCTGTAGGCGTAGCCGCTGCACAGCACCCAGTGGGTACCTTTCAGAGTGCTACTGTGGACCGCGGTAAAGAGTTCGCATGCTTTCAAAATCTAGAAGAAACACACGGTATGAAGGTGTATTTTGCAGATCCGTATTCTTCTTGGCAAAGAGGTTCCAATGAAAATGGAAATGGTCTCCTACGTGAGTTCTTTCCAAAAGGAAAAGACTTCGCAGAGGTAGGGGATGAAGAGTTAGAACATGCTCTCCATCTCATTAACAACAGACCAAGAAAATGTTTAGGCTGGAAAACAGCCCACGAATCTTTTGAGTATGAAGTGTCGCACTTGGATTGA
- a CDS encoding DUF4179 domain-containing protein, whose protein sequence is MRTIEERLQEHKQASERMQAPPELESRLRNALDRVPNKKKKNEAVLWFGLSAAALVLIIGTYQYPALTYYGNKMFNMELNASSFSEAAEEGYGQVVNKSTTLEDGTVITVERVIADDNAFTMHYSIDRPSGSVYSSGSFRYNVGNIQGFMTNSSTIGGGGNSSGDERQYEGEYSFEPISPFSRTLTVTFNEWLENGEWVSYPISFKFDTGKAMKSLVKEKISQSVAVDSGVMYFESITATPSSTLIKGHIRIDEKEKHWFFGRTQLYVNGMEMNPTTTQIQFNKTTGLSDFELRFDALPTDMISSIELLVKESSGYYKIPESISLASPSDQSIKVGNEKLWIRSVSKTDAGYDVVVASKQFTILDKDNIFAEAGGSQIPVSSISSGRPWDLGNGNVLWERTYSLNTSDRPETLHLNGYHYMKTYNKRVTIPIE, encoded by the coding sequence ATGAGAACGATCGAGGAGAGATTACAAGAACACAAGCAGGCCTCGGAGAGAATGCAGGCACCGCCAGAGCTGGAGAGCAGACTTCGTAATGCACTAGATCGAGTGCCGAATAAAAAGAAGAAAAATGAAGCCGTACTGTGGTTTGGGCTATCCGCAGCAGCCTTAGTGCTTATTATCGGAACCTATCAATATCCGGCACTGACTTATTACGGGAACAAAATGTTCAATATGGAGCTGAACGCATCCAGCTTCTCAGAAGCTGCCGAAGAAGGATACGGGCAGGTGGTAAACAAAAGTACAACTCTAGAAGATGGCACTGTGATTACGGTTGAGAGGGTAATAGCCGATGATAATGCATTCACGATGCATTACTCTATTGATCGACCATCAGGATCCGTATATAGTAGTGGTTCATTTCGATACAATGTAGGGAATATTCAAGGCTTCATGACGAATTCGTCTACTATTGGAGGTGGAGGAAATTCCAGTGGAGACGAAAGACAATATGAAGGAGAATATAGTTTTGAGCCAATCAGTCCCTTCTCCAGAACATTAACTGTTACATTTAATGAGTGGCTTGAAAATGGTGAATGGGTATCTTATCCAATTTCTTTTAAATTTGACACAGGTAAAGCAATGAAGAGTCTGGTTAAAGAGAAAATTTCTCAATCTGTTGCTGTAGATTCAGGAGTAATGTATTTTGAATCCATTACTGCTACGCCAAGCTCAACCCTTATTAAAGGGCATATTAGAATAGATGAAAAGGAGAAACACTGGTTTTTTGGCAGGACACAGCTCTATGTAAATGGAATGGAAATGAATCCTACAACAACGCAAATCCAATTTAACAAGACTACCGGCTTGAGTGATTTTGAACTTAGATTCGATGCACTGCCAACTGATATGATCAGTAGTATAGAGCTATTAGTTAAAGAATCCAGCGGTTATTATAAAATTCCAGAATCCATCTCTCTTGCCTCACCCTCTGATCAATCCATTAAAGTGGGTAATGAGAAGCTATGGATTCGAAGTGTGAGCAAAACGGACGCAGGATATGATGTTGTAGTGGCCTCCAAGCAATTTACTATTCTGGATAAGGACAATATATTTGCAGAAGCAGGAGGGAGTCAGATTCCTGTGTCATCCATTTCATCTGGGCGTCCTTGGGATTTAGGCAATGGCAATGTTTTGTGGGAACGAACCTATTCCTTAAATACATCAGACCGACCGGAGACGTTACATCTCAATGGATATCATTATATGAAGACATATAATAAGCGTGTAACCATTCCAATTGAATAA
- a CDS encoding GNAT family N-acetyltransferase: MSNINLAKAYTIRKIEEGPYDQVIAFVMRIRKEVFPMLSSEQLPQDLDQFEQYYVYRKNAAFFAAISEDGTVLGTIGICPYDGRLKQIEGMYDLTTTAEVVKCYTDSTCRRSGIGTALFEAAVSFSRESGYETLYLHTHAFLPGAIPFWTAKGFKGRLAEDDPVWQTLHMDMRL, encoded by the coding sequence ATGAGCAACATCAATTTAGCGAAAGCCTACACGATACGCAAGATCGAAGAAGGACCTTATGATCAGGTTATTGCCTTTGTCATGAGAATAAGGAAGGAAGTATTCCCTATGCTGTCATCGGAACAGCTTCCACAGGACTTGGATCAATTCGAACAGTATTATGTGTATAGAAAGAATGCTGCATTCTTTGCTGCTATATCCGAGGACGGAACTGTGCTGGGTACGATTGGAATCTGTCCCTATGATGGAAGGCTTAAGCAGATCGAAGGAATGTATGACTTAACTACAACCGCTGAGGTCGTTAAGTGTTACACGGACTCTACTTGTCGGCGTTCTGGTATTGGTACGGCGTTATTCGAAGCAGCGGTCTCTTTTAGCCGGGAATCGGGTTATGAAACATTGTATTTGCATACGCATGCTTTCTTACCTGGGGCTATTCCTTTTTGGACAGCAAAAGGCTTCAAGGGCAGATTGGCTGAAGATGATCCTGTGTGGCAGACGCTGCATATGGATATGAGACTATAA
- a CDS encoding RNA polymerase sigma factor, with protein MNISRLVRQAQRGNKEALLQLIVADQDAYYRLAYKYMGNQHDAMDAMEDMIVTLYEKLDQLQKREAFYSWSKTILVNHCRSLLRKKEKWILMDGEQEPLIANLTEEDPYLQFESETDLRELLSRLSPRQREAIELRYIHDLPYQAIADMTNTPMGTIKSRISQGLVKLKSMIGGDRYENDRGEITRTQAGLGENAGTARAGEQTS; from the coding sequence ATGAACATAAGCCGTCTTGTTAGACAAGCTCAAAGGGGGAACAAAGAGGCTTTATTGCAGCTCATCGTAGCCGATCAGGACGCTTATTACCGTCTTGCCTACAAATACATGGGAAATCAGCATGATGCTATGGATGCAATGGAAGATATGATTGTAACTTTATATGAGAAGCTTGATCAGTTACAGAAACGAGAAGCATTTTACAGTTGGAGTAAAACGATACTTGTTAATCATTGCAGATCATTACTCCGAAAAAAAGAAAAATGGATTCTCATGGATGGAGAACAGGAGCCATTGATAGCAAATCTGACTGAAGAAGATCCATACCTTCAATTTGAATCTGAAACGGATCTGAGAGAGCTTCTGTCGAGGCTTAGTCCTCGTCAGCGTGAAGCGATCGAGCTTCGCTATATACATGACCTTCCTTATCAGGCCATCGCAGACATGACCAATACACCGATGGGTACGATCAAGTCCAGAATCTCACAGGGGTTAGTGAAGTTGAAATCAATGATCGGAGGTGATCGTTATGAGAACGATCGAGGAGAGATTACAAGAACACAAGCAGGCCTCGGAGAGAATGCAGGCACCGCCAGAGCTGGAGAGCAGACTTCGTAA
- a CDS encoding YjcZ family sporulation protein, whose amino-acid sequence MSGYESVGGAYNGGYGNSVAAILVLFILLVIIAKAFKGY is encoded by the coding sequence ATGAGCGGATATGAATCTGTTGGCGGTGCTTACAACGGAGGTTATGGCAACAGCGTTGCTGCCATTCTTGTATTGTTCATTTTGTTAGTTATCATCGCAAAGGCTTTTAAAGGATACTAA
- the rpsN gene encoding 30S ribosomal protein S14, with amino-acid sequence MAKKSKVVKELKRQQMVQKYADKPRELKEKGDYEALQKLPRDSSPTRLHNRCAVSGRPRGYISKFGVSRIVFRELAHKGQIPGVKKSSW; translated from the coding sequence TTGGCAAAGAAATCCAAAGTAGTGAAGGAACTAAAGAGACAGCAAATGGTTCAAAAATATGCGGATAAACCCAGGGAGTTAAAAGAAAAGGGAGATTATGAAGCACTGCAGAAGCTGCCGAGAGATTCTTCACCAACAAGACTCCATAATCGTTGTGCAGTCAGCGGAAGACCACGAGGATATATTAGTAAATTTGGTGTGTCCCGAATTGTATTCCGAGAACTGGCGCACAAGGGTCAGATCCCTGGAGTAAAGAAATCCAGCTGGTAA
- a CDS encoding DUF4385 domain-containing protein — MKPFDYDLNYDELDLRQHPELYTIGRGEQGVLLVEPYKSEILPHWKFKSPEIAKESSKKIYDMFVQYKEQKDFVGMDMARKFLQMGYTRARRYANHKGGRKYAKEDGSLLPFQNDPVKAEAAAIFKAQWEIAKTDPDYVKMKDIHRQKYENA; from the coding sequence ATGAAACCATTCGACTATGATTTGAATTATGACGAGCTTGACCTTAGACAGCATCCGGAGCTCTATACGATTGGCCGGGGTGAACAAGGTGTTCTTCTTGTTGAACCCTACAAGAGTGAGATTCTCCCCCACTGGAAATTCAAATCACCAGAAATCGCGAAGGAATCCTCCAAGAAGATATACGACATGTTTGTTCAATATAAGGAGCAGAAGGATTTTGTAGGAATGGACATGGCACGTAAATTTCTGCAGATGGGCTACACACGGGCAAGGAGATATGCAAATCATAAAGGCGGGAGAAAATATGCCAAGGAGGACGGCTCCCTTCTGCCCTTTCAAAATGATCCTGTGAAAGCGGAGGCAGCCGCCATATTTAAAGCCCAATGGGAGATTGCGAAGACTGATCCAGATTATGTAAAAATGAAAGACATTCATCGACAAAAGTATGAAAATGCATAG
- a CDS encoding sporulation protein YjcZ, producing MSGYEYVGGTYNGGSHKDGNSIAAILVLFILLVIIAKAFKGY from the coding sequence ATGAGCGGATATGAATATGTTGGCGGAACTTACAACGGTGGTTCTCATAAAGATGGAAACAGCATTGCTGCGATCCTCGTTCTCTTCATTTTGCTAGTTATCATTGCAAAGGCATTTAAAGGATATTAA
- the cyoE gene encoding heme o synthase encodes MSTINNSSGSSAQADVQSLPQVFFATIKTGIIKSNLIAMFAGLSMALYVFNVSFIDHLGAIILSIIGSSLVIGSAGTFNNLYDRDIDAIMQRTKDRPTVTGKVDTKSGLILGFLMSALGILLLYLSSPMAAFFGFLGLFLYVVPYTMWTKRTTIYNTEVGSISGAVPPLIGWSVISSELGHFEIWALVATMLIWQMPHFYAIAIRRLDEYKAAKVPMLPVVKGIKRTYLQTNFYLILLIASSALFWPFNPYIAGIAFALSLAWFIFSLVSYRKSDITGWAKKMFIFSLNHMTLLFLIVIIFSLIAQMLR; translated from the coding sequence ATGAGTACAATTAATAACAGTTCAGGATCAAGTGCGCAAGCGGATGTTCAATCCCTGCCACAGGTTTTCTTTGCGACCATTAAGACAGGAATCATAAAATCAAATCTCATCGCGATGTTTGCCGGACTAAGTATGGCGCTCTATGTATTCAATGTTTCGTTTATTGACCATTTGGGCGCTATTATCTTGTCGATTATTGGCTCCTCGCTCGTTATCGGTTCTGCGGGTACATTTAACAATCTGTACGACCGGGATATTGATGCCATTATGCAGCGAACCAAGGATCGCCCGACCGTCACAGGCAAAGTGGATACTAAGTCAGGTCTGATCCTCGGATTCCTGATGAGTGCTCTCGGTATATTGCTGCTCTATTTAAGCTCACCGATGGCTGCATTTTTTGGATTTCTCGGATTATTCCTATATGTTGTGCCTTACACAATGTGGACCAAACGGACAACCATTTACAATACGGAAGTTGGCAGTATCTCCGGAGCCGTTCCGCCGCTTATTGGATGGTCTGTTATCTCGAGCGAGCTCGGACACTTCGAAATCTGGGCGCTTGTTGCGACGATGCTCATATGGCAAATGCCGCATTTCTATGCGATCGCCATCCGCCGATTGGACGAGTACAAAGCAGCCAAAGTCCCTATGCTGCCTGTTGTAAAAGGAATCAAGCGGACTTATCTGCAAACGAATTTTTATCTGATATTGCTTATCGCATCAAGTGCCCTGTTTTGGCCGTTTAATCCTTACATTGCCGGAATTGCCTTTGCCTTAAGTCTCGCCTGGTTTATCTTCAGCTTGGTGAGCTACCGCAAATCAGATATTACCGGCTGGGCGAAGAAGATGTTCATCTTCTCCTTGAATCATATGACCTTATTGTTCTTGATCGTCATTATTTTCTCCCTGATTGCTCAAATGCTAAGATAG
- a CDS encoding GTP-binding protein, whose translation MDLQNVTNDGRIPVTVLSGYLGAGKTTIMNHVLNNREGLRVAVIVNDLGEVNIDADLIRDGGGLSRTDEKLVEMSNGCICCTLREDLLVEVERLAKEQKFDYILIESTGIGEPVPVAQTFSYVDEENGIDLTKYTRLDTMVTVVDAAQFWIDFNSKESLKDRGQAVGEEDQRGIVHLLTDQVEFCDVLILNKIDLITEEELIRLEKALTALQPEAKLIHAVQGRVDPQDILNTRRFNFDKASQSAGWIKEMLKEEHVPETEEYGIHSFVYKRKVPFHPERLLRWISKYPSTIVRSKGLVWLATRNNLALSFSHTGTSKQLSPAGVWIASLSQEEIDFHFNGKIPEIPDWDDVWGDRITKLVFIGMDMNRIEIEESLDSALLTEAELLSNWREFKDPFPKF comes from the coding sequence ATGGATCTGCAAAACGTTACGAACGATGGCAGAATACCCGTTACTGTACTAAGTGGTTACTTAGGTGCTGGAAAGACAACAATCATGAATCACGTGCTAAACAATCGAGAGGGTCTTAGAGTAGCAGTCATCGTTAATGACTTGGGCGAGGTCAATATCGATGCTGATTTGATACGAGATGGAGGCGGCTTATCTCGAACAGATGAGAAATTGGTTGAGATGTCTAATGGCTGTATCTGCTGTACGCTGCGTGAAGATCTTCTTGTCGAAGTGGAACGTCTTGCTAAAGAACAAAAGTTTGATTACATATTAATAGAATCAACCGGGATCGGAGAGCCCGTACCCGTAGCTCAAACTTTCAGCTATGTAGATGAAGAGAACGGCATAGATCTAACTAAATATACTCGCCTTGATACGATGGTTACGGTGGTGGATGCTGCACAGTTCTGGATCGATTTTAATTCTAAAGAATCTTTAAAAGACCGCGGTCAGGCAGTCGGTGAAGAAGATCAACGTGGGATTGTACACTTATTAACGGATCAGGTCGAATTCTGTGACGTACTGATTCTTAATAAGATAGATCTTATTACAGAAGAAGAATTGATTCGTCTTGAGAAGGCATTAACTGCCTTACAGCCCGAGGCGAAGCTGATTCATGCAGTACAAGGACGTGTAGATCCACAAGATATTCTAAATACACGCCGATTCAACTTCGATAAAGCAAGTCAGTCTGCGGGCTGGATTAAAGAAATGTTAAAGGAAGAACACGTACCTGAGACAGAAGAATACGGAATTCACTCCTTTGTGTATAAACGCAAGGTCCCCTTTCATCCGGAAAGGCTGCTTCGCTGGATATCTAAATATCCTTCGACGATTGTTCGATCCAAGGGACTGGTGTGGTTAGCTACCCGCAATAATCTAGCCTTATCCTTTAGTCATACAGGAACATCGAAACAGCTCTCTCCGGCAGGAGTATGGATTGCTTCGCTGAGCCAGGAAGAGATAGATTTTCATTTTAATGGAAAGATCCCGGAAATTCCTGACTGGGATGATGTATGGGGAGATCGGATTACTAAGCTGGTGTTCATTGGAATGGATATGAATCGCATCGAGATTGAGGAGAGTCTTGATTCAGCATTATTAACTGAAGCTGAGCTTCTTTCTAATTGGAGAGAATTCAAGGATCCATTTCCTAAATTCTAA
- a CDS encoding AAA family ATPase yields the protein MIQLKKTPSVYLISGPLGVGKSTVSKALADTMNQCALIEGDLLLHIYRGDTEPEWEERLRIAWLNITAVARNLIQNGIHVVIDFVVEDELEWFREQLSDLGVTIHYAVLHAEPDTLNTRLHQRGDGQYIERSLFLRNKLISSSSNQPFLLDAGHKRPDELAQEIVEDMRFRLNEPVS from the coding sequence ATGATTCAATTGAAAAAGACACCATCTGTTTATCTCATCTCTGGTCCACTGGGTGTTGGAAAGTCCACTGTCTCCAAGGCTTTGGCTGATACAATGAACCAGTGCGCTCTAATTGAAGGGGATCTCCTTCTCCATATATACCGTGGAGATACTGAACCCGAATGGGAGGAGCGCCTTCGAATCGCATGGCTAAATATTACGGCAGTAGCAAGGAATTTGATTCAGAACGGAATTCATGTCGTTATCGATTTTGTCGTTGAAGATGAGCTCGAGTGGTTTCGCGAGCAGTTATCTGATCTGGGTGTGACTATTCACTACGCAGTGCTGCATGCAGAGCCGGATACGCTTAACACACGACTTCATCAGAGAGGGGATGGACAGTATATCGAGCGTTCACTTTTTCTGCGAAACAAATTAATATCTTCTTCTAGCAATCAACCCTTCCTGTTGGATGCCGGTCATAAGCGTCCAGATGAGCTTGCTCAGGAAATTGTAGAAGATATGAGGTTTCGTCTAAATGAACCCGTTTCATAA
- a CDS encoding AAA family ATPase has protein sequence MIPKKTPSVYLISGPLGVGKSTVSKALADTMNQCALIEGDLLLHIYRGDTEPEWEERLRIAWLNITAVTRNLIQNGIPVVIDFVVEDELEWFQEQLSDLGVELHYAVLHAEPDTLNTRLQQRGDGQYIERSLFLRTQLISSSSNQAFLLDAGHKRPDELAKEILEDIRFRLTHT, from the coding sequence ATCATACCGAAAAAGACACCATCTGTTTATCTTATCTCTGGTCCACTGGGCGTTGGAAAGTCCACGGTCTCCAAGGCTTTGGCTGATACAATGAACCAGTGTGCTCTAATTGAAGGGGATCTACTTCTCCACATATACCGTGGAGATACTGAACCCGAATGGGAGGAGCGCCTTCGAATCGCATGGCTAAATATTACGGCAGTTACAAGGAACTTGATTCAGAACGGAATTCCTGTCGTTATTGATTTTGTCGTCGAAGATGAGCTTGAGTGGTTTCAGGAACAGTTATCTGATCTCGGTGTGGAACTTCACTACGCAGTGCTGCATGCAGAGCCGGATACGCTGAACACACGACTTCAACAGAGAGGGGATGGACAGTACATCGAGCGTTCACTCTTTCTGCGAACCCAATTGATATCTTCTTCTAGCAATCAAGCCTTCCTGTTGGATGCCGGTCATAAGCGTCCAGATGAGCTTGCAAAGGAAATTTTAGAGGATATAAGGTTTCGTCTAACTCATACATAA